Proteins encoded within one genomic window of Spirochaeta isovalerica:
- a CDS encoding Fic family protein — MKEKENELRIVDPSFGSRVLDLIMDINYLRRRQLGGSTHPEIFFQIKHIFHILESIGSARIEGNHTTIAEYVEREIEDSENEDEAITEIKNNEAALSFIEEVIETTPINRAFVCELHKLVVKDLHREGSQTPGQYRNTNIVINHSKHTPPDFLRVNELMDELIAFINKPDPEKYDLIKVAIAHHRFTWIHPFDNGNGRTVRLLTYAMMIKMGFKVDNGRILNPTAVFCSDRDAYYDALQRADEGTDEGILAWVEYVLSGLNDEISKIDNLLEFDFVKSKILLPALKGLKERKIITTEELKILNKAAEKQEFKTSDLNEIFPDQNSVYLSRAVKRLRDLKFLKPIEENSRTYVLSFLKNYLMREIMICLDREGFLPMKNEV; from the coding sequence ATGAAAGAAAAGGAAAATGAACTAAGAATTGTCGACCCTTCCTTTGGTTCGAGGGTTTTGGATCTGATCATGGACATTAACTATCTTCGGAGAAGGCAGCTCGGCGGTTCAACACACCCGGAAATCTTCTTTCAGATCAAACATATTTTCCATATTCTCGAGAGTATCGGATCGGCCAGGATCGAGGGAAACCACACGACCATTGCCGAGTATGTGGAGCGGGAAATCGAAGATTCTGAAAATGAAGACGAGGCCATTACCGAGATCAAGAACAATGAAGCCGCGCTTTCCTTCATTGAAGAGGTCATCGAAACGACGCCGATCAACAGGGCATTTGTCTGTGAACTTCACAAACTGGTGGTAAAGGATCTTCACCGGGAAGGAAGCCAGACGCCGGGACAGTACCGGAACACCAACATCGTGATCAATCATTCAAAGCACACTCCGCCGGACTTCCTCCGGGTCAATGAATTGATGGATGAACTTATCGCTTTCATCAACAAACCGGACCCGGAGAAGTATGACCTGATTAAAGTCGCCATCGCTCACCACCGTTTCACCTGGATTCACCCTTTCGACAACGGGAACGGACGGACAGTCCGGCTTCTGACCTATGCCATGATGATTAAAATGGGATTCAAGGTTGATAACGGGAGAATCCTCAATCCCACCGCTGTTTTCTGTAGTGACCGTGACGCCTACTATGATGCCCTGCAGAGAGCCGATGAAGGAACGGATGAGGGAATTCTCGCATGGGTTGAGTATGTCTTGAGCGGTTTGAATGATGAGATTTCCAAGATCGATAATCTTCTGGAGTTTGATTTCGTCAAATCGAAGATTCTTCTTCCAGCGCTCAAGGGGCTTAAAGAAAGGAAAATCATTACCACCGAAGAATTGAAGATCCTGAACAAGGCGGCAGAGAAACAGGAGTTCAAGACTTCCGATCTCAATGAGATATTTCCCGATCAGAATTCCGTTTACTTATCGAGAGCCGTGAAGAGACTCCGGGATTTGAAGTTTTTGAAACCCATTGAAGAGAATTCCCGGACCTATGTTCTTTCATTCCTAAAGAATTATCTGATGCGGGAAATCATGATCTGCCTGGATCGGGAGGGATTCCTCCCCATGAAGAACGAAGTTTAA
- a CDS encoding prepilin peptidase, whose translation MNYEIINLLLTLAVIIPVTIIDIKVQRIPRGIIFPAVILLYFVKVFYFHIPAITLLATLATGFLLFFGIWYFTRGKLGLGDAYLSGFLAISLGLEQWLIMLFISSMTALVFAVIMLKSGKLRRESRIPYAPFLSFGALLSLLIPI comes from the coding sequence ATGAATTATGAGATCATTAATCTGCTGTTAACTTTAGCAGTGATTATTCCAGTTACAATTATAGATATTAAAGTCCAGAGAATCCCGCGGGGTATTATTTTCCCCGCGGTGATTCTACTTTATTTTGTGAAAGTTTTTTACTTTCATATTCCGGCAATAACTCTATTGGCAACGCTGGCGACCGGATTCCTTCTCTTTTTTGGAATATGGTATTTTACTAGGGGAAAACTCGGTCTGGGCGATGCTTACCTTTCTGGGTTTCTTGCCATATCCCTGGGATTGGAACAATGGCTGATCATGTTATTTATTTCTTCAATGACGGCTCTTGTTTTTGCTGTTATCATGCTTAAGTCAGGTAAATTGAGAAGAGAATCAAGAATTCCATATGCCCCTTTTTTAAGCTTTGGAGCTTTGCTTTCCTTACTTATACCTATATAA
- a CDS encoding ParA family protein, with protein MKKVIFTNQKGGVGKSTTCRECGFYLASQEFDVLLIDCDPQGNLSKGVNRENIPGLFDALESDEINIDEVDGRLSILAGDFRLSLLEKRYLGELDAYSKLKDLLGREEFAHFDFILFDTPPSLGILTLNALVAADSMIIPMKPSLYSMQGTNDLMNAVSKVKKTLNPSLSILGVIINEFNPIPVITRQIREEIESAFGSSVFETVVSKSIKIEEAIASRDSVLKLEGSGVEKIKGEISALGNEILSRLGVESYVL; from the coding sequence ATGAAAAAGGTCATCTTTACCAACCAGAAAGGCGGAGTCGGCAAAAGCACTACTTGCCGGGAATGCGGTTTCTATCTGGCCTCCCAGGAATTCGATGTCCTTCTGATCGACTGCGACCCTCAGGGCAACCTGTCCAAGGGTGTAAACAGGGAGAATATTCCCGGCCTCTTTGACGCTCTTGAATCGGATGAAATCAACATCGATGAAGTGGATGGAAGGCTCTCTATTCTTGCCGGAGACTTCCGCCTTTCCCTTCTGGAAAAACGGTACCTCGGAGAGCTGGACGCCTATTCAAAGCTGAAAGACCTTTTGGGCCGGGAAGAGTTTGCCCATTTCGATTTTATCCTCTTCGACACTCCGCCGTCCCTGGGGATTCTGACTCTCAATGCTCTTGTCGCCGCTGACTCGATGATCATTCCCATGAAACCTTCCCTCTACTCCATGCAGGGAACCAACGACCTTATGAACGCTGTAAGCAAGGTCAAAAAGACTCTGAATCCCTCTCTTTCCATTCTGGGAGTAATCATTAACGAGTTTAACCCCATTCCTGTTATTACAAGACAAATCCGGGAAGAGATAGAGAGCGCTTTCGGATCTTCCGTCTTTGAAACGGTTGTCTCGAAGAGCATCAAGATTGAAGAGGCTATTGCCAGCCGGGACAGCGTTCTGAAACTAGAAGGATCTGGAGTTGAGAAGATCAAGGGTGAAATCTCTGCATTGGGAAATGAGATTCTCTCCCGTCTCGGCGTGGAGTCCTATGTCTTATGA
- a CDS encoding tyrosine-type recombinase/integrase, whose protein sequence is MEKRTKNTILNDYRRYLTLKGVRTVKDYIAGVNEFIDYLGDGGEGFLFITEKDADDYRHHLITSDRHLAHSTINGKLNHLRSFYRFLEKKGMIYQSPLYYVKGVKTGKGLPKNVLSIEEMGKLLDNFSLIRKTDIMTYSLAELLYGSAMRVNEAAALKESDVDFDSAVITITDFKNGGLRWKSPTSEASIRALRRYVKTVRSELTTEKDRAEGFLYPQQGKTAIRCILNAKLKRECERLGLKTITSHSFRASAATHLLRSGAGIREIQAFLGHQKIGTTEVYTRVVKEDLKAVIETCHPRERRS, encoded by the coding sequence GTGGAAAAAAGAACCAAAAACACCATATTAAACGACTACAGACGGTATCTGACTCTGAAAGGAGTTAGAACCGTAAAGGATTACATTGCCGGAGTGAATGAGTTTATCGACTACCTGGGCGACGGCGGAGAGGGATTCCTGTTCATCACCGAAAAGGATGCCGATGATTACCGACACCACCTGATCACATCGGACAGACATCTGGCTCACAGCACAATCAACGGGAAATTGAATCATCTCCGTAGTTTTTACCGGTTTCTGGAAAAGAAAGGGATGATCTATCAAAGCCCTCTCTACTATGTGAAGGGGGTGAAAACCGGCAAGGGGCTGCCCAAGAATGTTCTTTCCATCGAGGAGATGGGAAAGCTTTTGGACAATTTTTCACTCATCAGAAAGACCGACATCATGACCTATTCGCTGGCGGAACTGCTTTACGGTTCAGCCATGAGAGTCAACGAAGCGGCGGCCTTGAAGGAATCGGATGTGGACTTTGATTCTGCCGTTATCACGATCACCGACTTCAAAAACGGTGGATTGAGGTGGAAGTCTCCTACCTCGGAGGCGAGCATCCGGGCATTGAGAAGGTATGTAAAGACCGTCCGGAGTGAACTGACTACCGAAAAGGATAGGGCCGAGGGATTTCTCTATCCCCAACAGGGAAAGACGGCAATCCGATGCATCCTCAACGCCAAACTCAAGAGAGAGTGCGAGAGACTGGGATTGAAGACAATCACGTCCCATTCCTTCCGGGCCAGCGCTGCCACCCATCTGCTCCGATCGGGCGCGGGGATTCGCGAGATTCAGGCCTTTCTCGGACACCAGAAGATCGGGACGACGGAAGTCTACACCCGTGTTGTGAAAGAGGATTTGAAGGCGGTGATTGAAACCTGTCACCCCCGGGAAAGGAGGTCGTAA
- a CDS encoding type II secretion system F family protein, whose amino-acid sequence MTLYRCRVSDEKGNIREILKEAADEKSLSRILSGDNLYLISFKEEKSSSRRIFSTRIILDFTDTLALMLKSGLTVRDALKVSASAFRDKKTGRLISTLSDALNKGISLPDALDSLGSDFSPLYRGMVRIGDQTGSMDSIFVKLSGYLNDEKAMKEKIRGALIYPLMVIIVLLLFMIVIFFFIFPRLKNSFSGQSLDLVFTRFQLMMLAFLIPMTIFMILVISLIAASKTSGPARFMADKIFLRIPIAGNISLLRSCLNLTFSLEVLTSSGFPIESAIRECRAVIANSVLNEALNRIGNNIVKGMKLSDAFSREKVWPERIALWVGVGEASGDVGAVFSQLKTYFQGELDKRTSRIMVLIEPALILLMGGFMILFVILFVVPLFGIFGAGI is encoded by the coding sequence GTGACATTATACCGCTGCAGGGTTTCCGATGAAAAAGGAAATATAAGAGAAATCCTTAAAGAAGCTGCCGATGAGAAGTCCTTATCCCGCATTCTGTCGGGCGATAACTTATATCTCATATCTTTCAAAGAGGAAAAAAGCTCTTCCAGGCGGATATTCTCGACCAGAATCATTCTGGATTTTACTGACACTCTGGCTCTAATGCTCAAATCGGGGTTAACGGTTCGCGATGCTTTGAAAGTTTCAGCATCGGCTTTTCGAGATAAAAAGACCGGCCGGTTGATATCAACCCTCTCAGATGCCCTGAACAAGGGGATATCCCTTCCTGATGCGCTGGACAGCCTCGGCTCTGATTTTTCTCCTCTTTACAGGGGGATGGTGAGGATCGGGGATCAGACCGGCTCGATGGACAGTATCTTTGTAAAGCTTTCGGGATATTTAAATGATGAAAAAGCTATGAAGGAAAAAATCAGAGGCGCTTTGATTTACCCGCTCATGGTTATTATTGTCCTGCTTCTATTCATGATCGTCATTTTCTTTTTTATTTTTCCCCGTTTGAAAAACAGTTTCTCCGGACAGTCTCTGGATCTGGTATTCACCCGGTTTCAGCTGATGATGTTGGCGTTTCTTATTCCGATGACCATTTTTATGATCCTTGTAATCTCTTTGATTGCGGCATCAAAGACTTCGGGACCTGCGCGTTTTATGGCTGATAAAATCTTTCTCAGGATTCCGATTGCCGGAAACATTTCGCTTCTCAGATCCTGCCTTAATCTTACATTTTCCCTGGAAGTGCTGACTTCAAGCGGTTTTCCTATAGAGTCTGCTATAAGGGAATGTCGAGCCGTTATAGCCAATTCCGTGCTCAATGAAGCCTTGAACAGAATAGGTAACAATATTGTCAAAGGCATGAAGCTCTCCGATGCTTTTTCCCGTGAAAAGGTATGGCCTGAACGCATTGCTCTGTGGGTAGGAGTGGGCGAAGCTTCGGGAGATGTGGGAGCAGTCTTCTCGCAGTTGAAGACCTATTTTCAAGGCGAGCTGGACAAAAGAACATCGCGCATTATGGTTTTGATTGAACCGGCTCTCATACTTCTCATGGGCGGATTCATGATTCTTTTCGTGATTCTCTTTGTCGTTCCGCTGTTCGGAATATTCGGAGCGGGCATATGA
- a CDS encoding GspE/PulE family protein, which yields MSRLVDFLPLPTGEQQYPLEYIETNSVIKLSENDNQVIIGMTGKNDRLEEDLRNFHDKPVIFQNLEKGEISSYLARHNSGNNGLSGSGNPDGDHAHSLDRLANDAPVINLVNSIIMDAIGKGASDIHIESFPERASVRFRVDGLLLKDREVEKNIFPALSSRIKIMANMNIMERRLPQDGRITVKMDSQDVDLRVSVVPITGGESIVLRLLNKRSRLLSLSELGFSRESIELIGTLYRRPHGLILMTGPTGSGKTTTLNSILREINDPAIKIITIEDPVEYEIDGVDQIQTNEKIGLTFESILRRVLRQDPDVIMIGEIRDRATAELAVRASMTGHLVFSTVHTNDSVSVLHRLINMGVEPYLLSGVLRGAIAQRLVRKLCVHCREESSADHLEQQLLKRMDIEAETLYRPVGCEKCSNSGFSGRLVISETFLSDEKLEDMITASVPTGDIRDYLNRKGMTALYKDGLIKASEGFTTIKEVEKAVLL from the coding sequence ATGTCCCGATTGGTTGATTTCCTCCCGCTTCCCACTGGGGAACAACAGTATCCTCTGGAATATATTGAGACGAATTCTGTTATTAAACTCTCTGAAAACGATAATCAGGTCATTATTGGAATGACCGGGAAGAATGATCGTCTGGAAGAGGATCTGCGGAATTTTCATGACAAGCCAGTCATCTTTCAGAATCTCGAAAAGGGAGAGATCAGCTCTTATCTGGCGAGACATAATTCAGGCAACAACGGTTTGTCAGGCTCTGGTAATCCGGATGGCGACCATGCTCATAGTCTGGACAGGCTGGCTAATGACGCGCCGGTTATCAATCTGGTCAATTCAATTATAATGGACGCCATCGGCAAGGGCGCTTCGGATATTCATATCGAATCTTTTCCCGAAAGAGCTTCAGTTCGATTCAGAGTCGACGGTCTGCTCTTGAAGGACCGGGAAGTAGAAAAGAATATATTCCCCGCTCTTTCTTCAAGAATAAAGATCATGGCGAACATGAACATAATGGAGAGACGATTGCCGCAGGATGGCAGGATCACGGTGAAAATGGATAGTCAGGATGTCGATCTTCGCGTATCAGTCGTGCCGATTACCGGCGGCGAATCCATTGTCCTCAGACTGCTTAACAAACGAAGCCGTTTACTCTCTTTGAGCGAACTGGGGTTCAGCCGGGAATCCATCGAGCTGATCGGCACCCTTTATCGGAGGCCCCATGGTCTTATTCTCATGACCGGCCCGACCGGTTCAGGGAAAACGACCACTCTGAACTCCATATTACGGGAAATAAATGATCCCGCGATTAAGATCATTACGATCGAAGACCCCGTAGAATATGAGATAGACGGAGTCGATCAGATTCAGACCAATGAAAAAATCGGTCTGACCTTTGAATCGATTCTTCGACGTGTGTTGCGACAGGATCCCGATGTCATCATGATCGGAGAAATCCGGGACCGGGCGACTGCCGAGCTGGCTGTCAGAGCTTCCATGACCGGGCATCTCGTTTTCAGCACCGTTCATACGAACGATTCCGTTTCCGTTCTTCACAGACTGATAAATATGGGAGTCGAACCCTACCTTCTGTCCGGTGTTTTGCGCGGAGCCATAGCCCAGAGGCTTGTCCGGAAGCTATGCGTTCATTGCCGGGAGGAAAGTTCTGCTGATCACCTGGAACAGCAGCTTCTGAAGCGAATGGATATCGAGGCGGAAACGCTGTACCGTCCTGTCGGTTGCGAGAAATGCTCAAACAGCGGCTTTTCCGGAAGATTGGTTATCTCCGAGACATTTCTCTCCGACGAGAAGCTGGAGGATATGATTACCGCATCTGTTCCTACGGGGGACATCCGGGATTATCTCAACCGGAAGGGTATGACGGCTCTCTATAAAGATGGATTGATTAAAGCGTCGGAAGGTTTTACTACGATTAAAGAAGTCGAAAAGGCGGTATTGCTGTGA
- a CDS encoding CHC2 zinc finger domain-containing protein, whose product MKTLKVSGFLDEFEKDEIKKRVDILSLFSSFGVSYEKKGRSHMAKCPWHDDDTPSLSIDQGKGLYNCFGCGESGDIFDLVQKMEGIDFKDSLKYLKEFDGSIVPFSKTLEVPAEPVPSESHQPEGGSFEGVDLERVMEFYRKSLSTSEEAVSYFDQRGIDRKVLSRFGCGYASGKLRSMVSDEQFKELKQAGVFNEKGYESFKDCVVIPLLDSAGKAVGLYGRKISPTAKVKHLYLKGPHRGLLNRKAAAVYREEVILTESVIDALSLIQMGIENVIPCYGANGFTEEHLSLLHSERVKLVTIAFDNDDSGRAAAEKLIESLLAEGFPVKVIAPPEVKDWNELLTLGSSVDEIKRLLETADVIYPPGKSPDFYVTRENGKYTFEIDQIIYRVLGVKEVFISNLRVNIRSQFGEDVFLDNVDLYSSRSRTSYAVSLASRFSLEVKKIEKSLMRIVEYLEEMRDEALNQAEKETSVPSLTEEEKRIGLEFLRSEDLFDQIVSDLETIGYVGEDLNKLLMYLAATSRKLDDPISILVLSQSASGKSMLVDAVSRLIPPEDLLQVSSLSDQALNYVEEGGLVHKFLVMGEAVHSDVVEYQIREMLSARQLSRLITTKDEKTGQMVSKKVEREVIVASVMSSTNTEVNPENASRCFLLNADETDEQTVRIHERQRQKYSLHRTSEKRKTVPEIVKKHISAQRLLEKKMIVNPYGEHLDFPSRLMRSRRDNDRFIDLIATVCFLRQYQKEVKIHEEGNERIEYIECDLKDYGIAYRIMTENLLKSMLLEITPSDEKLYEAIREMAKDEAKSQNLKVSEVGFTQRQIREFTGLGQSWVKQHLRTLVELEYLMISGGGRSGSRNTYRLRSDEKIGVVDVSVIPTPDAIEKILKKRV is encoded by the coding sequence GTGAAAACCCTGAAAGTCTCGGGCTTTCTCGACGAGTTTGAGAAGGATGAAATCAAGAAAAGGGTCGATATTCTCTCTCTTTTCTCATCCTTCGGCGTGAGCTATGAAAAGAAAGGCCGTTCTCATATGGCAAAATGTCCCTGGCACGATGACGACACGCCGAGCCTGTCCATTGATCAGGGGAAAGGATTGTACAACTGTTTCGGCTGCGGAGAATCCGGTGATATCTTCGATCTGGTCCAGAAGATGGAAGGAATTGATTTCAAGGACTCCTTGAAGTACCTGAAAGAGTTCGACGGTTCTATTGTTCCCTTTTCTAAGACTTTGGAGGTTCCGGCGGAGCCGGTACCTTCAGAGTCTCACCAACCGGAGGGCGGTAGCTTTGAAGGCGTCGATCTGGAAAGGGTTATGGAGTTCTACCGGAAGTCTCTTTCCACCTCGGAAGAGGCCGTCTCCTATTTCGATCAACGAGGGATAGACCGCAAGGTTCTTTCCCGGTTCGGATGCGGTTACGCTTCGGGAAAATTGCGGTCGATGGTAAGCGATGAGCAGTTTAAAGAGCTGAAACAGGCCGGAGTGTTCAACGAGAAAGGCTATGAGTCTTTCAAGGATTGCGTCGTCATTCCTCTCCTCGATTCCGCCGGGAAGGCAGTCGGTCTCTATGGCCGGAAAATCTCCCCTACAGCCAAGGTCAAACACCTGTATCTCAAAGGGCCGCACCGCGGTCTTTTGAACCGGAAAGCGGCGGCGGTTTACCGTGAAGAGGTAATCCTCACCGAATCGGTCATCGATGCTCTTTCCCTGATCCAGATGGGGATCGAGAACGTCATCCCCTGTTACGGAGCCAACGGATTTACGGAAGAACATCTGTCGTTGCTTCATTCTGAAAGAGTGAAGCTTGTGACCATCGCCTTCGACAATGACGATTCCGGCAGAGCGGCTGCTGAGAAGCTCATCGAGTCTCTCCTTGCAGAAGGATTCCCCGTGAAAGTGATAGCGCCTCCCGAGGTGAAAGACTGGAATGAGCTTCTCACCTTAGGTTCTTCTGTAGATGAGATCAAAAGACTCCTTGAAACCGCCGATGTTATCTATCCGCCGGGAAAGAGCCCTGACTTCTACGTTACCAGAGAAAACGGCAAGTACACCTTTGAAATCGACCAGATTATCTACAGGGTGCTTGGAGTCAAAGAGGTTTTCATCTCCAATCTCCGGGTCAACATCCGTTCCCAGTTTGGAGAAGATGTCTTTCTGGACAACGTCGATCTCTATTCCTCCCGGTCAAGAACATCCTACGCCGTCAGTCTGGCCAGCCGGTTCTCTCTGGAAGTGAAGAAGATCGAAAAGTCCCTGATGAGGATTGTCGAGTATCTGGAAGAGATGCGGGATGAGGCTTTGAATCAGGCCGAAAAGGAAACTTCTGTTCCATCTCTGACCGAAGAGGAGAAGAGAATCGGTCTGGAGTTCCTCCGGTCGGAAGACCTTTTCGATCAGATTGTTTCGGACCTTGAGACCATCGGCTATGTGGGGGAAGACCTGAACAAGCTTCTTATGTATCTGGCGGCAACTTCCCGTAAACTCGATGATCCCATCTCCATTCTGGTGCTCTCTCAATCGGCTTCGGGAAAGAGCATGCTTGTCGACGCTGTGAGCCGTCTTATTCCTCCCGAGGACCTTCTGCAGGTCAGTTCCTTGAGCGACCAGGCTCTGAACTACGTGGAAGAGGGAGGACTGGTTCACAAGTTCCTGGTTATGGGAGAGGCCGTTCACTCGGATGTCGTTGAGTATCAGATCCGGGAAATGCTCTCGGCCAGACAGCTTTCGAGGCTGATCACCACCAAAGACGAGAAGACCGGGCAGATGGTTTCGAAGAAAGTGGAGCGGGAGGTCATTGTCGCCTCGGTGATGAGTTCGACCAACACGGAAGTGAACCCGGAAAACGCTTCCCGCTGTTTCCTTCTGAACGCCGACGAAACGGACGAACAGACAGTGAGGATTCACGAGAGGCAGAGACAGAAGTACAGTCTTCACAGAACGTCGGAGAAGAGAAAGACAGTCCCCGAGATTGTGAAGAAACATATTTCGGCCCAGAGGCTTCTGGAGAAGAAGATGATCGTCAATCCCTACGGCGAACACCTGGACTTTCCCTCCCGTCTGATGAGATCCCGGCGGGACAACGACCGCTTTATCGATCTGATCGCCACGGTCTGTTTTCTCCGGCAGTATCAGAAAGAAGTGAAGATCCATGAAGAGGGAAACGAGAGGATTGAGTACATCGAGTGCGACCTGAAAGACTACGGGATCGCCTACCGGATCATGACCGAGAACCTCCTCAAATCCATGCTCCTTGAGATTACACCTTCCGACGAGAAACTCTATGAGGCAATCAGGGAGATGGCGAAGGACGAGGCGAAGAGTCAGAACCTGAAAGTCAGTGAAGTGGGCTTTACACAGAGGCAGATCAGAGAGTTCACAGGCCTCGGCCAAAGCTGGGTGAAACAGCATTTGAGGACGCTTGTCGAACTTGAATATTTGATGATTTCCGGCGGCGGCCGGTCCGGTTCGAGGAACACCTACAGGCTCCGGTCTGATGAGAAAATCGGTGTCGTCGATGTCTCGGTGATTCCTACGCCGGATGCTATCGAGAAAATTTTAAAAAAGCGGGTTTAG
- a CDS encoding tyrosine-type recombinase/integrase gives MKISQKEQIEMLFEDHLEGRGLKPETIKRKSIELNRFLSYLESIGRRDLREVSSKEIEEYFLFMQEKGYSSSTIITSHAMTADLFRALHKNDMILTNPMARTEMYIKEKSGVKVILTEEEMDAFLCSIETATGYGKRDRALFELMYVTGMRVGEVVKLTVEDVDLSHSEVLIRKGKGDKDRIVPVGQVAGRFLQDWISHARNWFNTGESDSLFLNSKGRTLAATAVRHRLKYYLKQAGIEKEGVSPHSLRHSCATHLLAGGADIRFVQELLGHESLETTVTYTREVVTGLKRMHRMYHPRENEIYPQGETL, from the coding sequence ATGAAAATAAGTCAGAAAGAACAGATTGAAATGCTGTTTGAAGACCATCTTGAAGGACGGGGACTGAAACCGGAAACCATCAAAAGGAAGAGTATCGAGTTGAACAGGTTTCTTTCCTATCTGGAATCCATCGGCAGAAGGGACTTGAGGGAGGTCTCCTCCAAGGAGATCGAGGAGTACTTTCTGTTCATGCAGGAAAAGGGATACTCAAGTTCAACGATCATCACCTCTCATGCCATGACTGCCGATCTGTTCAGGGCCTTGCACAAGAACGACATGATCCTGACAAACCCTATGGCGAGAACCGAGATGTACATCAAGGAGAAATCGGGAGTCAAAGTGATCCTGACGGAAGAGGAGATGGACGCCTTTCTCTGTTCCATCGAGACCGCGACGGGTTACGGGAAACGGGACCGGGCTTTGTTCGAGTTAATGTATGTGACGGGAATGAGAGTCGGCGAGGTCGTGAAACTGACCGTTGAAGATGTGGATCTGTCCCACAGCGAGGTTTTGATCAGGAAAGGAAAAGGAGACAAGGACAGGATTGTTCCCGTCGGCCAGGTGGCTGGCCGGTTCCTGCAGGACTGGATTTCCCATGCGAGAAACTGGTTTAACACGGGAGAAAGCGATTCTCTTTTCTTAAACAGCAAGGGGCGGACACTGGCCGCTACCGCCGTCCGGCACCGTTTGAAGTATTACCTGAAACAGGCCGGTATTGAGAAGGAAGGAGTCTCTCCCCATTCCCTCCGGCACAGCTGCGCCACTCATCTGTTAGCCGGCGGGGCTGACATCCGTTTTGTCCAGGAACTTCTGGGCCATGAGTCACTTGAAACGACGGTGACCTACACCAGAGAAGTCGTGACGGGATTGAAGAGAATGCACAGGATGTACCATCCGAGGGAGAATGAGATTTATCCGCAGGGTGAGACATTGTAG
- a CDS encoding carboxypeptidase-like regulatory domain-containing protein → MSRKTLFIVSAVLILLACKSNEDQYLFESSNLPGMIYDSDNRPCERVLINAYRIGESGEEFLFSVETDINGRFTLPGLDRGAYKIEAVKRGYERLSTQIEYTSRTEVLYLKMFSQEQILGLAAEYLEMGQKGKCREALDRSSLINDRNPHHLYTEAIFQYRSGDYEKALTFLEMIEEQGFRFPAVFLFKGDIYQYQYLDFNKAKEALQEYLLLIDDGDVKMRIEELEQE, encoded by the coding sequence ATGAGCAGAAAAACGCTTTTCATCGTATCGGCAGTACTTATCCTTCTGGCTTGCAAGTCAAATGAAGATCAGTATCTATTCGAATCCTCCAACTTGCCCGGTATGATATATGACAGCGACAACAGGCCATGCGAGCGGGTTCTGATTAATGCTTATCGCATTGGTGAAAGCGGTGAAGAATTCCTGTTTTCCGTGGAAACGGATATTAACGGGCGTTTTACGCTTCCCGGACTGGACCGGGGGGCATATAAAATCGAAGCCGTGAAAAGAGGATACGAGAGGCTTTCAACTCAAATCGAATACACGTCCCGTACTGAAGTGCTCTATCTTAAAATGTTTTCCCAGGAGCAGATTCTGGGACTGGCCGCTGAATATCTTGAGATGGGGCAAAAGGGGAAGTGCCGGGAAGCGCTGGATCGCTCTTCGCTGATTAATGACCGGAATCCTCATCATCTGTATACCGAAGCAATTTTCCAATACAGATCGGGGGATTATGAAAAGGCTCTGACCTTTCTGGAAATGATTGAGGAGCAGGGGTTCCGGTTTCCAGCGGTTTTCCTTTTTAAAGGCGATATTTATCAATACCAATATCTTGATTTTAATAAGGCGAAGGAAGCTTTGCAGGAGTATTTGCTGCTGATAGATGATGGTGATGTAAAAATGAGAATAGAGGAGTTGGAGCAGGAATGA
- the gspG gene encoding type II secretion system major pseudopilin GspG, whose product MKFFDLLFSRIDEDKRDPEGGWTFIETIIVIGIVLILTSSVGFVAFRYLDRAKVVTAKSDIENYALALSTYYLDCRTFPSEDQGLNALWEKPSSDSEGWDGPYLMKKPGQDPWGNDYDYTVPGPNGLPFGLRSFGSDGLEGGEGNAKDLSSWED is encoded by the coding sequence ATGAAGTTTTTTGATTTATTGTTCAGTAGAATTGATGAAGACAAAAGAGATCCCGAAGGGGGATGGACATTTATCGAAACTATTATTGTTATCGGTATTGTGCTTATCCTCACATCTTCCGTGGGATTCGTCGCTTTCAGGTATCTTGACAGGGCTAAAGTCGTTACGGCTAAAAGCGATATAGAAAACTATGCTCTTGCCTTGAGTACATATTATCTCGATTGCCGGACTTTCCCCTCAGAGGATCAGGGGTTGAATGCCCTATGGGAAAAGCCCTCATCGGACTCTGAAGGATGGGATGGACCTTATCTGATGAAAAAGCCCGGACAGGATCCCTGGGGCAATGATTACGATTATACGGTTCCGGGACCTAATGGTCTTCCTTTCGGTCTTCGGTCATTCGGTTCCGACGGTCTTGAAGGTGGTGAAGGTAATGCGAAAGACCTCAGCTCCTGGGAAGATTGA